The following is a genomic window from Calypte anna isolate BGI_N300 chromosome 15, bCalAnn1_v1.p, whole genome shotgun sequence.
TCAGCAGATAAAGCATTCATGCTGCAGAGAAGTAGCTCTTACAGGGCGCAGGCGTGTCCCTCGACGATTTACTCAAGGAGGAACCAAACTTGATAGCAATTTGTCTCATTTTCTCCAAGTCCCCACTTTCCTCAGCCTCCAGATATTCCTTCTGCGCTCGCAGCTTCTCCACATCGGGAAAGAAGTCTCGCTGAATGATGGTCTCTAAGCTCTACAAACACAGAGACAGCTTCAGAGCCAGCCACCCCCCGGAGGACTCCATCAGCTCGGAGACAGCCACACACAGCGCCGGGGAAGGGCGGGCGGACCCCGGGCTCTCCCAGCCGTGGTTGGGCGGGTGGCAGCGCGCTGACCAGAGCCGCCGGGGGTGCCTGGTGCCCCGGGCCGACCCGCAGCCGGGGTCCCAGCAGGCAGTGTCCGCGGACGGGCCCGATCCGGCCCTTGCCAGACCGGCAGCCGCCCGGCCCCGCTGCCCGCAGTACGGGGCCTGCCGGGCTCTGCCCCTGCCCGGCCCCGGCCTACCTCGATGTAGGCCTCCTCATCCAGGATCTTCTTCGGGCGCCTCGGGGACGGCGCGGCCGCTTCCTTCCCCTTAGCTAGGGCGGTGCCCGGAGCAGCAGCGGGCACCAAGGCTCCGGAGGAGACTGACGGAACCGGACCCGGAGCCGCCTCCATGGCGCCGGTACCGGTGAGCGCACTGACCCTCCGCAGCCGCCGTCGGGAAAGCGACGCGCCGTGACGTCACCCCCGCCCGTGACACCGCCCCGCCGCTCCACGGGCACCGGAACGCCCCGCCCAGCGGGAGACCTGGGCTGCGGGTACGAGCGGGTAGCGTGCCCCCTACCGGCCGGGAGGACTCGCCCGGTGCCCTCTCGCGGAACCTTCGTGCCCGGGGCtgcgggggctgcgggggggaCACGGGACCCCGGGGAGCCGCAGAGGAGGCGGGTGGTCTCTGCCGGGGTGAGGCTCTCGGTACCCACCGTGTTTGGTCTCccgcccccccacccccaccccagaaCCATCCCGGGGAGCGGGGATCGCCGCCGGAAGGTTGCGGCACCTTGCCCGGAGCCTTGGGGCGAACGTGTCCTTTTGGGGAGCAGTCTGGGGGGAGGGCGTGTCCGGGGCACCCCCCGGTTCGGGGTTATTGCACAGGGTCTCAGCCCTGCCGGGGACACGGGCACCGATCGCCGGAGCAGGCGGGACACGGGGGTGCCAGCCCCGGGGGGCAGCCGCGGGTggaccccctcccccccctggGAGAGACCCGCGGTTCTTTGCTAAGGAGCAAGTTGCCTGTTGAGTAAACTCAGCCCCAAAAGCCACTCGGGATGCGGTGGAGGTGCGGGAAATGGGAAACGTTCATTTGCGGGGTGTTTGCCAAAGGTACGGGAGTGACACGAGCACAGACGCAGCCTGCACCGAGCACGGGGCCGGGGACCCCCCCCGGGAAGCAGACACACACGGAACACGGCTACGGGTTTGGGCAGTCTGGAGCATCCGGGAGTCACGCGTGGGAAGTTATGTGCCATGTGAACTGAGTTTGGGAGAGAAACCGGGACATCAAAAGTGCCACATCTGCTTTTacctctcttcctccctgggAATCACAAAGATTCCTTTTTGCTGCATTTGTCCCCCTGGGTTTACCCCCCCTACAGAACCTGCTGGCTGTGGGAAAGGGATGTTTCTTGGTTTTCCTCTGCCGAGGTGCAGCCCCTGAGCACTAAGAGCTGTTCCCGGGGGGCTTCTTGGTGCCTTGAAGGATCAGAGCTGAAGCAGATGCCCTTTTCTGATGCCGCCACTTGGCCCGACGGTTTTTAAACCAAACCTAAaaagtgcagaagaaaaactgttgCATTTCACGTGTTACTTGGCGGTGGGGAGTAAAACTCCTGGGTTGTACGGCATGAGGGTAGGATGCTGCAATATATTTCCTGATATAAAAGTTTTGATACAAAATTCAATCAGACCCTCCCCTGGAATCCTGCAGGGGCACAAAGGAAGCCCCCATGGCAAACCCATGGCAAATTCAGGAGTCACACAGATCACATGGATAAGGAATGAGCAGGGAACTGAGCCCGTCTGTGTATGCTCATGGGTGAAACCAGGAGGGAGAGAGTGGCACTGAACCCCAGAACAAATCAGAACTGTTTCACACTCCTCTGCAGCTTGCCAAACCTACCCTGGGTTTTGTTAAACACCCAAGAATGTTTTTTTGGGTCTGCAGTCACCAAAAAAAGACACTGCAGCAACCTGGCTGGTGTCAGCCAAGAGCACCCCACAGGGTCTCACCTCCACCCTCTCCTCCTTCAGGTGGATCCGGTTGGCCAGGTGCTCGCGGGTGATGACGTCCGGGTACTGGTTCTGGAGGAAAAGTGTCTCCAGGgcctgcagctgctcctcagtgaATATGGTTCTGTGCCGGCGGGTCCGGCGCTGGATCTGGTGGAAATTCTGCAGCTCGGTCGGGTTCCCCTGGGGACTTCTACAGACCCTGACTGCCGAGTGGAGGAGCCTCATGGGCCAGGGGAAGCGGGTGTCTGTGGGgcagaggcacagcagcagcagcgttaggggctgggggctgggacaCCCTTTTGCTCGTGGCAGCTCAGGCACAAGTTGCACCCAGGCATCTGGTGTGGAAGGAGGCAGCTGTCCTGTGGGGTGACAAACTGTGTGACTGCCATGTGAGAGAGAGGAGGGCTTGGAGCATCGCTGTGGGAGAAGTGTGCAGGTGGGGAGCACTCCTTGGGTTTTCCTTGTTTACTTACCTGTTGCCACCTCCAGAAAATGGATGTCAACTCCCAGCCCCACAAGGAGATGTGTTTTAATCCTGATCTGGGGGATTTCTGAACTTCAAGGATACTCTTGAACTGCATTTTTTAGGatttgcaacttttttttttttttttcccttctgcttttgtcTAGATGCAGTGGTTTAGTTAGATGTAGCCAAAACCTTACAGGACAAGTGAGGttccccagggcaggtgctCTCAGGAAGCACAGACCCAGCTCTGCATGTGTGCAGCATGCCCACAGCACCCCACATCCACAGAGAACTTCCACCCCGTGAAGCAACATCATCAATTACAGTAAAACAGTAAAACCCAGTAACAGAGAGCTCCAGCAGTGTTTCGGGCAGAAGCACCTGCTctcaggagctgtgctgaggattTTCCtccacccagcactgccaccagcccttccaccagccctgccccacaccTCAAACACTCACCCAGCCAACTCGAGGACTCCTGCAGGGAGCGGGCACCGGtgtgggaacagcagcagcagttacAACCtcccccttccagctcctcctcctcctcctcctcccgtAGGGAACCCGCTGGGATGGGCTCCAGCTCACACACCCCCTTGGGACCACACTCCAAGATGCCCCGCAGGCACAGTGGGACCAGGACTTGGGGGCTCTTCTCTGGTGGGCTGGAGAGGATGTCCTCAATGCTGAATGGACATGGCTTCTTCAggcctctcctgctgctctccgTGTCCATCACTGGCTCTGATGACATCTTCGGCCAGCAGCGGTGACTGCAGGAGGCTCAGGCTGAGCAGGGTTTGCTCTTCTTGCCCTAACTCTGGAGTAGGATCTTGCCAGGAAAAAGGCAGCTTGTGTGCTTTTAAATGGACTGGAGGAGCCTCCCAGCATCACTGCTTTGTCTTGGTGTTTCAAGCGACTGTCATTCCCACAGcagagtttttattttatacacacacactttcttCTCCCCCTAGCCTAGCTGCTTTATGACAGAAGCCACCCTAAATATATATAGGGACAGATATAATCCCTTTGGAAAGAAAACCGTAAACCCCCCTGTGAATAAACTAAATTCTAACTAATCTTGGCAGCTTTGTGAAGGTTTAGTGTGGATCTAAGATTTAGCTAATCCCACAAAAATGACTGGAGAAGGAAATCTGATTTCTCCATCTCGGGTGTAGATTTGAGGTGGTTATGATCTCCattgtgctgctgcctcccatccAAGGAAGGGGGAGGATAGCTGTTCCCAGCCCGGAAATGGACCAGAGGATTAACTCcttaaaagaagcaaattatCCCTTTCTCTGGCCAAATGAAAGCTTTCCCATCAAAAGAGAGCTGTCATATCATACAATATGAGAGAGGAGAGAGTTCAGCCtaataaaaaatcatttttaatGATAGCACAGCCCTTGGCAGTGTCAGAACTCTCTGTGAaagttgatttattttctgccaaacacagagaaattttattttcccttttctcctttaccCCACCTCTGCTGCCCTAATCACAGTGACAATACAGATGCTTTGCATGTATCCAACATGTGCTTTGCAAGGATTCAAAGCCCTTGGTAAATTAGATTACTGGCAGAGCTTGTGATAGCTCTGTGGCATAGCTTAGTGATGTACAGCCACCTCCTGTTCCCCTGCTCCGTGTTGGGAATGCTCCCTGCTTCCTCTgtgtgctggcaggcagcaaggtcctgcagcagcttgACCAGGAGCATGGCCTTGGTGCCACAGCTTATGGGTGCTTCTATGAGCCCTGAGCAGCCAAGACAACTGCCTGGAGCATCCAGGCTTCCCCAAAGATTAGTCAGTCCCATTCCCAACTTCTTTTGTCAAAGTGAGGCTACAGCCAAGAGCAGCACCTcaggacaggaggggacaccTGGAAACAGCCctccagaaagccaacagcaagGCCTGGCAGATGGAGTCCGTGGGAGGAGAGAGGACATCTTCCATCTTGGGTTCCTAATGGAAATGAGTAGCTGGGGTGAAAAGAAAGAACCTGGGGATGAGCTCAGGTTACTTAGAAAAGTTTAAACCCAAGTCCTCTTGCTCTCAGTGTGGCTTAACCCAAGGCTTTGGGATTTCACATGGGGAGTGCTCTCTCACATCATTTCTCTGTGCAGGGAAGAGAAGTTCACTCATGATACACCGAAGAGCCACACAGGTGAGTGCTGTGAAACCACTGCCCATCAAAAGTTCTTGTGACACCTCATGGCTTCACACTGAACAGCCCAGCAACCCCTCCAGCATCATATGGAAACAGGAGCCAGTCTCCAGGGAAGCCGCTCTCtatctcttctcttttcttctggttctgatttctgcctgtccttcctCACCCTGATGGTCTCTCAAAGCCAGGAAGAGATGTCCCACAGCCTCACTGACCCTCATATCTCTGTAAAATCTCACTTAAGACCAAACaactatttttaattccatCCCTTTGTTTGACTCTCATTCAGCTATTGCCATGGCATGCATCAAGTATGACCAAGTTCTATAAGTTTGAGAGGAAGGTGCCTTTGCAACTGACATGGTCTGGACATCTTCCCTGCTGCCATGCCAAGATGCCAGCACTCCAAAGAGGCACTGGGGATGCACAACACCAGGGCCCATCCCAAACTGCTTCCATCTTTTCTGTGTGTGCCCAAGCACAGACACAGGAGATGGATGTGGGGCCAAGTTCTGATCCCCATACTGTGCCAGTCCAGAGGGACCATAGGGCAGGCAAGCCGTGATGTGCCACGGGCAAGTAGAGGATCCAaccctctctgctctcagctgtaATAATCATAGGCCTGAAGCAGATTAAttctccttccccatccttAACAAAGGATGCCTTTCCCTGgcctcccctgcctgtccctgccttcCCACCTCACATGCACTTAGCCTATTAGGATCTCTGCTGATTGCTTTCTTTCATTCCTCCTGTACctttcacttcagaaaatggACTGGTAATACTTCTTTTATCAAAGAATTATGGGATTTAGGACCCAGATCTTACAAAGAGACTTTTGATAGCTGCTGGTAATCAAATCCCAATCGGCAGACACTTCTCTGCACCCTGTTACCAGAGAGGAATAAAGGAAAAGGATTATTGATGTTCTGTTTACTGAGCCTCCAGGAGATAGGATCGCTGGGCTATTTCATATTagaaaaggcaaggaaaataaaacaagaaagaaaaaaaatgcagacaagGCAGGACAATATAGATatagataaaaagaaaagaaacaggctCTTATCATTTTCTTATTGGTTAAGGAGATTCCAAAGCCATTATAGAGGATTAGCAAAAAGGTTAATCTGCTTTAGCCGCTCGCTTGTCAAAAGTGAATTTATAGGGTCTGAAAATCCTTCCTATggtgaaatcagaaaaaaacccaaaccacctcTTCCTCCCCTGCCATTCCATTCTGCACGCAGCACAAGGGAATGCAAACAAGAGCTTCAAAGACCCTAAAACACAGGAGCCACatctcagcaccctcccagccagccagcacAGACACTGCCCCACTCAGGTTCACTGTCCTGGGCTGTCCATCCCACTGAGCTGCACACACAGCTGATGCCCATTGCTCTCCCCAGTGCCCCTGTGAGAAGCAAAAACAATCCTTCAAAGTCAAAACCAGGCAGGAGCACTTTCCTGATAGCTGCTGTGTGAAGTTCAGCGGCACCAGTTAGCCAGGAGTTATGACTGTGtggaaaaaagacacaaaaattacagaatcatagaatggtttggggtggaaaggaccttaaaaggTTATCTTGTTCAAACCCTGAATCATGCCTGGTAAAATAGTTCAGCCCCGTGCCAAGTGACAGAAAGAACCCAGATAAAATCATGTGGATGTAATGATAATTAGCATCAAGTATTATAATAAATCTACTTCCCTTCCCAACGGCCATTCCATCCCACATGAAGGAGCAAAGTCCCTCCACTGGCCAGTAGtgagagcagagatgctgaCTACCGGGGATGGTCCCAGTGGTGTAGCAGGAGGACCCAGGGACTCAATCACCTCTGATGGAATGAGGCACGGAGGACAGAGAACTATTTCACTCTGCAGCATTTCATTCAGTATTTCAGAGATCTTACAGCCACCACCTGACGCTACCCGGCTTCCTCCAGCAGACACCATCTCCCCGGTTTTCAGCCCTTCTGGGGGCTCTCGCTCTCCACCAGCCATGGAAACAGCATCAGATGTTGCTTTGCAGCCGGGCGTGGGGCCGGCGTCGTGCTGAAAGATGCGGAACAAGACGAGGCTCCCCGCCCGGCACTCCCAGTCTTCTCCCGCATCCTCCGGCATAACAAGCGCTGCCCGGAGCCCCCAGCATCCCCGGAACCTGCCCggagtccccagcatccccGGGGGCCCCAGCATCCCCggagtccccagcatccccGGAGCTCGGAGCCTGCCCGGTCGGGCCGGGGGCAGCACTAGGGGGGGCCGCTGAGCCGGCAGCAGCTCGGCCGAGCTCTATGGTGGAGAAGGCAGCGGCCATGGGAGCTGAGCGGGAAGCACGGGCCTGCGAGGCTTTCTACGGGGCTTTTCGCATCTCTCAGCCGGTGCTCTCCTGCCTGAACTGCCTGCGGCAATTTGCAAGGTAGGAGGATGGGCCCTGGAGCGAGGGAATCCCGGCGGCATTCCCCGGGCGCGTAGACCCCGGAGATTCCCCGGCCTGGAGCCCCCGAGCATCCCCTGGTGCGGGTTTTGGAATCCCCCGGGCGCAGGGATCCGGCGCGGTTTCCCCGGAGCATCCGCAAACCCCTccaccctgctctgcagaagcagGGCAGCAAGTTTTAGGATTTTTCGGGCCCTCCTGCCCCGTCCCTACCCGCATGCTTGCGTTTGCCAGAGCCGCGTTGTGGACGCTGAACTCTGGGGAGTTCCTCCCCCCCAGTGCAGTGCTGAGCGCAGTTGGGAGAGAGGAGCCTCGAAAAGGGGATGCCCTAACCTCTGTCAAGCTGGGACACTTCTGCCCCAATCGAAATCTAGCAGGGGTACCCCAAATCCTAATCCTCACCATGATAATGCACCCCCATCCTAATCCAAATTCAGATGGGGTACATCCACCCCAATCCTCAAACTGGGGCACCCCAATCCCGTTTTCCAACAAGCTGGGGTATCCCCCACCCTCATCCCCACTGAGCTGGGATATCTTCACCCCCATCCCGTTTCAGGAGTACCACCAGGAGATGCAAAGACAAACACCTGGAGGAGGCTCTCCTGCTGTCCCGGGCGCTGGGCGAGGGTCTGCGGGCGCTGAGTGAGGGGGAGGCACGGCCCCTGCTTCGCTGCATCCTGGCTTTCCAGATGGAGGcaaccagcagctccagctccttccagaaACTGGAACAGGTCTGCAATGTGgctggctgggctgcagcttcAGAGATCCTTACATGCAAGTGATGGTctcacccagctctgcctgccaccagcacagccctggtgTGCTGTCCTTACCACCaaaggggctgtggggagcttCCCCACAGAGCTCCACTCTGCTGCTGGGATTTCTTGGGGGttcaggcagagctgctgaccCGTGGTGTCTCTGAGCAGATGGTGACCCAGCTGGCTGTGGGGAATGAAGCCCTGCTGGCCCAGGAGGtgggcacactgatggctggcctggcacagcagggagAGGTGAGAGTGCCCTGGTTGTGTGGTGGCACTGGCTTTTGTGGGGGCTTGACTGGAGCCCATGTGTGACAGGGACATCCTGGTCTGGGCTGTCTGGGGTCAGGGCATCTCTTCCACTATGCTGGGGGCTTCCTCTTGCATCAACCCTTTGTTCATCCCTGGGACAGCTTCTTGCACAGGCAGGACCTTCCTGCCCAAGGCACCAAGCCCCAGTGTGTTGTCACACAGGACAAACTGTCCTTCTGCCCCACAGGTGCTGTCTCCTGAGAACCTTCAGTCAGGTCAGTTTCTATCCCTTCTCCTCTGCGGGCTTCTCCCAGCCCACACCACCAATGCACAGGATATTCCCTGCCTACCCAGAACAAGTCCTCTGCATCCATGGGTTAGGCAGCAGGGATCAGACAGATCTGTGGGGTCTCTGCAGGGGTCCCAGTAACACCCAGACCCCCAGCACAGTGCTGGGGGCTGATGCTGTCCCCTTGCCCACAGTGTGCATGTTCATAGAGGAGAGCAGCCTGGGCCGGCAGCACTGGCAGCGGaacctgtccctgctgctgcagtgcctggCCACCACCTTGCACtgggtgctgcagagccagccTGGTGGCACCTGGGGATACCTGGCTGTCAAGGTGAGAGCCAAGttgcagaggaggggaaggatcagtccctgctctgggcaggcaCAGGCAGCTATGTCCAGGAGGGATGTGTCCCAAAGCACTGATCCCAATGGCCATCCCCGGGGAATTGCTGCTTTTTGGTAGGTGAGGAGTGATGACAGCCATCCCCATGGTCCCCATACCTCCTCCTCCAGGcctgcctccagctcttccAGGCACTGCCGAAGGACGTGGCCCCCCTTGCGTGGAGCAATGTGGGGAAGAGTGAAGCCCTGCAGAGCCTcgtggggctgctgctggaggtggctTGGGGCAAGGTGTGTACTGCCCTGGGGAGGGATGgtgctgcctgtccccaggagcagagcaatgCCATCCTTCCCAGGTGCTTTCCCATTCCCTCCCCTGAGAGGAGCCTGCAGAAGCAGCCCCAGTGCCTGGGGTGGCTGAGGGACCCGGCATAATTTCTCCTGTGGGCACAGAGGGAGGTTTAAATGGGGTCTGggttttaaatgacattttgatCTGCACCTTTGCCTCCTTTGTGGTTTCAGGCCCCCAACAAAGACACACGGCTGctggcaggcacagccctgagcaTGCTGGTGaacacagccccacagccccagtgtggggccagtgctgtgctggctctCTTCCAGCTCCCAGGGAGAGGTGGGTGCTCTGTCCTGAGCTGGGGATGGCTTCTGGCAAAGGGAAGAGTGGGAACTGGTGCATGGAGCTGTGGGAGGAAATAGGCCAGTGCTGATCACCAGCTGATCCAAGCTGGACTCTGCTTCTGTGTCTGCTTGGAGTCCAGGAGccccagctgccaccag
Proteins encoded in this region:
- the GSC2 gene encoding homeobox protein goosecoid-2, with the protein product MSSEPVMDTESSRRGLKKPCPFSIEDILSSPPEKSPQVLVPLCLRGILECGPKGVCELEPIPAGSLREEEEEEELEGGGCNCCCCSHTGARSLQESSSWLDTRFPWPMRLLHSAVRVCRSPQGNPTELQNFHQIQRRTRRHRTIFTEEQLQALETLFLQNQYPDVITREHLANRIHLKEERVEVWFKNRRAKWRHQKRASASALILQGTKKPPGNSS